One window of Triplophysa rosa linkage group LG8, Trosa_1v2, whole genome shotgun sequence genomic DNA carries:
- the ntd5 gene encoding beta-2-glycoprotein 1-like, whose protein sequence is MESYLLFYFLCVWALSCPSIASVEATEQCPERMLGNERRRACPKKCLLDKECGSKRLCLCDGQCGLSCVAPGRTCPWPLPPGNHFDVALLSPSPSFSALLEVRCKSGYTMPNGLDVIIRRCQGDRQWSGDEPVCTTSQNGGRAEEPDQVPVASCSLPDNDLLSVQGSAAVGSSIKYQCESGYVLVGHSQNICHENQTWQYPQPVCRRVFCPPPKEVDRGHLVAVQRAEYEVGNTIYYLCKKTFLLDGPNQVTCLPNGTWSAVPACRARCPVPAQRSRVIVGGEKRWPYDLTDGVVAHGENVTFFCQHPGKQCSFTATEVCVDGQLMAPSCYLDPTWLQFKLFPHRLVSEIDACDPADLQ, encoded by the exons ATGGAGTCATACCTGctcttttattttctgtgtgtgtgggcCCTCAGCTGCCCGTCCATAGCATCAG TGGAGGCAACGGAACAGTGCCCAGAGAGAATGCTGGGTAATGAAAGACGACGAGCATGCCCAAAAAAGTGCCTACTAGACAAAGAGTGTGGCAGCAAGCGCCTGTGTCTCTGTGACGGGCAGTGTGGACTCAGCTGTGTTGCCCCAG GTCGTACGTGTCCGTGGCCTCTCCCACCTGGCAACCATTTTGATGTAGCTCTTCTTTCCCCTTCACCCTCTTTCTCCGCTCTGCTCGAGGTCCGTTGTAAGTCTGGGTACACCATGCCGAATGGGCTGGACGTGATCATACGCCGTTGCCAAGGTGACCGGCAGTGGAGTGGAGATGAGCCTGTTTGTAcaa CCTCCCAGAATGGAGGTCGTGCAGAAGAGCCGGATCAGGTGCCTGTGGCGTCCTGTTCATTGCCTGACAATGATTTGCTGTCCGTGCAGGGCAGTGCCGCTGTTGGATCCAGCATCAAGTACCAGTGTGAATCTGG ATATGTGCTGGTTGGACATAGCCAGAATATCTGTCATGAGAACCAGACGTGGCAGTACCCTCAACCCGTCTGTCGCC GTGTGTTTTGTCCTCCTCCTAAGGAGGTTGATCGTGGACACCTGGTGGCCGTCCAGAGAGCTGAATATGAGGTGGGCAACACAATCTATTACCTGTGCAAGAAGACCTTCTTGTTGGATGGGCCAAATCAAGTAACTTGTCTACCTAATGGCACGTGGAGTGCAGTGCCTGCTTGTCGGG CCCGTTGTCCAGTCCCAGCGCAACGGAGCAGGGTTATAGTGGGCGGAGAAAAGCGCTGGCCATATGATTTGACGGATGGTGTGGTTGCTCATGGAGAGAATGTAACATTTTTCTGTCAACATCCTGGAAAGCAGTGCAGCTTCACCGCCACAGAAGTCTGTGTGGATGGACAGCTAATGGCACCTAGTTGCTATCTTG ACCCGACGTGGCTACAGTTCAAGCTCTTTCCTCATCGGCTGGTCTCTGAGATTGATGCGTGTGACCCTGCTGACCTTCAATGA